Proteins encoded by one window of Manis pentadactyla isolate mManPen7 chromosome X, mManPen7.hap1, whole genome shotgun sequence:
- the EMD gene encoding emerin, with product MDDYAVLSDAELTAVLRQYNIPHGPVVGSTRKLYEKKIFEYETQRRRLSPLNSSASSFSYRFSDLDSASVDSDMYDLPKKEDALLYQSKGYSDDYYEESYLTTRTYGEPEPVGTSKGFRQPSASLSDADTFHHQVRDDSLFSSEEESKDREHPMYGRDSTYQSIAHHRPVSNISRSSLGLSYYPTTSSTSPVSSSSSPPPSWLTRRAIRPEKQVPGAGLGQDRQVPLWGQLLLFLVFAAFLLFVYYSMQAEDGNPFWTES from the exons ATGGACGACTACGCGGTCCTGTCGGACGCCGAGCTGACCGCTGTGCTGCGCCAATACAACATCCCACATGGGCCTGTCGTGG GTTCCACTCGCAAGCTCTACGAAAAGAAAATCTTCGAATATGAGACCCAGAGGCGGAGGCTCTCGCCCCTGAACTCGTCTGCATCCTCTTTCTCCTATCGGTTCTCCG ACTTAGATTCAGCATCCGTGGACTCCGATATGTACGATCTGCCGAAGAAAGAGGATGCCTTACTTTACCAGAGCAAGG GCTATAGTGATGACTACTATGAGGAGAGTTACTTGACCACCAGGACTTACGGGGAGCCTGAGCCTGTGGGCACATCCAAGGGCTTCCGCCAGCCCTCAGCTTCACTCTCAGATGCTGACACCTTTCACCACCAG GTACGCGATGACAGTCTTTTCTCTTCTGAGGAGGAGAGCAAAGATAG GGAACACCCCATGTATGGCCGGGACAGCACCTACCAGAGCATCGCACACCACCGCCCAGTCTCCAACATCTCCAGGAGCTCCCTGGGTCTATCCTATTATCCTACGACCTCCTCCACCTCCCCTGTATCCTCATCTTCATCTCCTCCGCCTTCGTGGCTCACCCGCCGTGCCATCAGGCCAGAAAAGCAGGTCCCTGGGGCTGGTCTGGGCCAGGACCGCCAGGTCCCACTCTGGGGCCAGCTGCTCCTGTTCCTGGTGTTTGCTGCCTTCCTGCTCTTTGTTTATTACTCCATGCAGGCTGAGGATGGCAACCCCTTCTGGACAGAGTCCTGA